One genomic window of candidate division WOR-3 bacterium includes the following:
- the mce gene encoding methylmalonyl-CoA epimerase: MITKINHIAIAVKSLEEHVPFYRDSLGLDFMGYEEVPEQKVKVAMFRTGDVKIELLEPVSEDSPITKFLEKYGDGIHHISFETDAIENQIEDLMQKKIRMIDEKPRSGAHGTKIAFVHPKSSGKILIELTQQQLT, encoded by the coding sequence ATGATTACAAAAATAAACCATATCGCAATAGCCGTGAAATCACTCGAAGAACATGTCCCTTTTTATAGAGATTCGCTCGGTTTGGATTTTATGGGGTACGAAGAGGTGCCGGAACAAAAAGTTAAAGTCGCTATGTTCAGAACAGGGGACGTCAAGATCGAACTTCTTGAACCGGTTTCCGAGGACAGCCCAATAACCAAATTCCTTGAAAAATACGGGGACGGGATTCATCATATTTCATTTGAGACTGACGCTATCGAAAATCAGATAGAAGACCTGATGCAAAAAAAAATAAGAATGATAGACGAAAAACCCCGTTCCGGCGCGCATGGAACTAAGATCGCTTTCGTCCATCCAAAATCATCCGGAAAAATTCTCATTGAACTAACTCAGCAACAACTCACTTAA
- the meaB gene encoding methylmalonyl Co-A mutase-associated GTPase MeaB: protein MTAITSTDTKALALGVQKGSFRSIARALTVIENFSEIGEQLVDSLHCKTGNCLIFGVTGPPGSGKSSLVDGLIKMERNEGRRVAVVAVDPSSPFSGGALLGDRLRMQSHANDPGVFIRSMASRGHLGGLSNATFDAVKIFDAAGFETVIIETVGVGQSEIEVVEVSDAVLLVLAPGMGDDIQAMKAGIMEIGDFFVVNKKDKDGAEKLKTEIEYVLRLKEETHEKSFENVFMVSAKFGEGIDVLHRAIKNFIADMVKSGKFHERRKQKTRKEIERIIQTKITESITRKSDLILKIENAVLRIHEREISPYEFVRNEIKI from the coding sequence ATGACCGCCATTACATCCACGGACACCAAAGCTCTTGCTCTTGGAGTTCAAAAAGGTTCTTTTCGATCAATAGCGCGAGCCCTGACGGTAATTGAGAATTTTTCCGAAATAGGAGAACAGCTCGTGGATTCTCTGCATTGCAAAACAGGTAACTGTTTGATCTTTGGAGTCACTGGACCTCCCGGATCAGGAAAAAGTTCTCTTGTCGATGGATTGATAAAAATGGAAAGAAACGAAGGCCGTAGAGTCGCTGTTGTCGCAGTGGACCCGAGCTCCCCGTTTTCAGGCGGAGCGCTTTTGGGGGACCGACTGAGAATGCAAAGTCACGCCAACGACCCGGGAGTTTTTATCCGATCAATGGCTTCAAGGGGGCATTTAGGGGGACTGTCAAACGCGACATTCGACGCCGTAAAAATATTCGACGCCGCGGGTTTTGAAACAGTGATAATCGAGACTGTGGGAGTAGGTCAAAGTGAAATTGAAGTTGTAGAAGTTTCGGACGCAGTCCTCCTCGTTCTCGCTCCAGGAATGGGAGACGATATTCAGGCAATGAAGGCCGGAATTATGGAGATTGGCGATTTTTTTGTAGTCAACAAAAAGGACAAAGACGGCGCTGAGAAGTTGAAAACTGAAATCGAATACGTTCTCCGGCTCAAAGAAGAAACCCATGAAAAATCATTTGAAAACGTGTTCATGGTTTCAGCAAAATTCGGCGAAGGAATAGACGTTCTCCATCGCGCAATAAAAAATTTCATTGCTGATATGGTCAAATCGGGAAAGTTCCACGAAAGAAGAAAACAAAAAACAAGAAAAGAAATTGAGAGGATAATCCAAACCAAAATAACCGAATCCATAACCAGAAAATCCGACCTTATCTTGAAGATAGAGAATGCTGTTCTCCGCATTCATGAAAGGGAGATATCACCATATGAATTCGTCAGAAATGAAATAAAAATATAA